In one Methylocystis iwaonis genomic region, the following are encoded:
- a CDS encoding CBASS oligonucleotide cyclase: MAKTIDEAFRLLRSRLEITDLQEQTVSTRQTKIREALEKDLSVLDTFLTGSYRRNTMIAPLAEADIDIFVVLDPRYYSANGQQQLLEIVRSSLLKTYTRTPKIRPDGHAVTVTFTDFKVDVVPGFYAEGGGYLIPDTELQRWIRTDPKEHVVIWTAANKAHNGDLVPLLKMLKSWNKSRALFKSFHLETIALTALKGVRIDSFPSGLRYVFDAARAMIRVKLPDPAGYSDDVGAHVSSEAAMQNLIGRLDWAHAQAREAEQLAAAGRIEEAFTKWAALLKGYFPTYG; encoded by the coding sequence ATGGCAAAGACGATTGATGAAGCGTTTCGTTTGCTGCGCAGTAGGCTCGAGATCACCGATCTTCAGGAGCAAACTGTCTCGACAAGACAGACGAAAATAAGGGAGGCGCTAGAGAAGGACTTGAGCGTTCTCGACACCTTTCTGACCGGATCATACCGACGGAATACTATGATCGCCCCACTGGCGGAAGCAGACATCGACATTTTCGTTGTTCTTGATCCCAGATATTATTCGGCAAACGGGCAACAACAGCTGCTCGAAATTGTCCGTAGCAGCTTGCTTAAAACCTACACTAGGACTCCTAAAATTCGCCCAGACGGTCACGCGGTGACCGTCACGTTTACTGACTTCAAGGTGGACGTGGTACCTGGCTTCTACGCCGAGGGGGGCGGCTATTTGATCCCCGACACAGAACTCCAGCGTTGGATTAGAACCGATCCGAAAGAGCACGTGGTGATCTGGACGGCAGCCAATAAGGCGCACAACGGCGATCTCGTGCCATTGCTTAAGATGTTAAAGAGCTGGAACAAGAGCCGCGCGCTATTTAAGTCATTTCATCTCGAGACTATTGCACTTACCGCGTTGAAAGGCGTCAGGATTGACAGTTTCCCAAGCGGCCTCCGGTACGTCTTCGACGCGGCGCGGGCCATGATAAGGGTCAAGCTCCCCGATCCGGCTGGCTACAGCGACGACGTTGGCGCGCACGTCAGCAGCGAGGCCGCAATGCAAAATCTGATCGGTCGGCTGGACTGGGCGCACGCCCAAGCCCGGGAGGCAGAGCAGTTAGCTGCGGCCGGTCGTATCGAGGAAGCGTTCACCAAGTGGGCAGCGCTGCTCAAAGGATATTTTCCAACTTACGGCTGA